Proteins found in one Lycium ferocissimum isolate CSIRO_LF1 chromosome 6, AGI_CSIRO_Lferr_CH_V1, whole genome shotgun sequence genomic segment:
- the LOC132060607 gene encoding LOW QUALITY PROTEIN: F-box protein At3g07870-like (The sequence of the model RefSeq protein was modified relative to this genomic sequence to represent the inferred CDS: deleted 1 base in 1 codon) — protein sequence MALECFTWTTELLGSLFHTVCRVDDGETSERLPDCLVIDILSRLPAHSLLRCRWVCRHWRALVSSQDYFTTSHDDLCRASRPMILIQDHFAKHGQNLYVFGENNKKKKKAALKKLHLRPELMINKHWEHLLSLIYSCQGVLLFASSEWESTYYVFNPITQEEVTLQHTLHPGYLCALYFCPYTRQFRILYVQVRDSCCQYIVYIFRTRRWRNIHLSSSFNFLPSGVNPAVVNGALHWVVLHDLERKNTSPCENGIMVFRMDKEEFSAMPHPRSTVCNPKQAYRTMTLFLKDDRLSFCNLLFPEYAIDIWILEDYETRVWIKRYKVNLSDRRIFPFSLCFMEIPSPIGDKSGRIKLLNIQEGELLLDMWNEGLILNNLDHRTMKKVELPRQEMKLYTCSPYMKSFLAIA from the exons ATGGCACTTGAATGCTTCACATGGACTACAGAACTGTTGGGTTCACTATTTCATACAGTATGTAGAGTTGATGATGGTGAAACTTCTGAACGTTTGCCCGATTGTCTCGTCATTGATATTCTGAGTAGGCTTCCGGCACATTCTCTTCTTAGATGTCGATGGGTTTGTAGGCATTGGAGAGCTTTGGTCTCATCACAGGACTATTTTACCACCTCACATGATGATCTCTGTAGAGCTAGCAGACCCATGATTCTCATACAGGATCATTTTGCCAAGCACGGACAGAATCTTTATGTTTTTGGTGAaaacaacaagaagaaaaagaaggccGCCTTAAAGAAACTTCATCTCAGACCTGAGCTGATGATTAATAAGCACTGGGAACACCTGCTTTCTCTTATATACTCTTGTCAAGGAGTTCTTCTGTTTGCTTCCTCAGAGTGGGAGTCAACTTATTATGTTTTCAACCCGATAACACAAGAGGAAGTAACTTTACAACATACACTTCACCCCGGCTACTTATGTGCTCTGTACTTTTGTCCATACACAAGACAATTCAGAATTCTTTACGTACAAGTACGAGACAGTTGTTGTCAGTATATCGTATATATTTTCCGGACACGGAGGTGGAGGAATATCCATTTGTCCTCCTCTTTCAACTTTTTGCCATCCGGTGTCAATCCGGCAGTTGTTAATGGAGCATTGCATTGGGTCGTGCTGCAcgatttagaaaga aaaaatacttctccTTGTGAAAACGGAATCATGGTTTTTAGAATGGATAAGGAAGAATTCTCTGCTATGCCTCATCCTCGAAGTACTGTGTGCAACCCAAAGCAAGCGTATCGAACTATGACTCTTTTTCTGAAGGATGATCGTTTGTCTTTTTGTAACTTGCTTTTCCCTGAGTATGCTATCGATATATGGATTTTGGAGGACTATGAGACGCGGGTGTGGATCAAAAGGTACAAGGTTAATCTCTCTGATAGGAGAATTTTCCCTTTTAGTTTGTGTTTCATGGAAATTCCATCGCCTATTGGCGACAAATCTGGGCGGATAAAGCTTCTGAACATCCAAGAAGGTGAACTTTTGCTTGACATGTGGAATGAAGGGTTAATTCTCAATAATTTAGATCATAGAACTATGAAGAAAGTTGAATTGCCGCGACAGGAAATGAAGTTATATACTTGTAGTCCTTATATGAAGAGTTTCTTGGCAATAGCCTAA